In Acanthopagrus latus isolate v.2019 chromosome 17, fAcaLat1.1, whole genome shotgun sequence, the following are encoded in one genomic region:
- the cacng7b gene encoding voltage-dependent calcium channel gamma-7 subunit isoform X2: MSSCSSRALTILSTVFGACGLLLVGVAVSTDYWLIMVEGIILQQNQSMEVKMALHSGLWRVCFVAGSENGRCVASEYFSEPEVEITTENTANILKMVRTATPFPMVSLLFVFTAFVISNIGHIRPQRTILAFVSGIFFILSGLSLVVGLVLYISSINDEVMNRPREPEQFFNYHYGWSFAFAASSFLLKEGAGVMSVYLFMKRYAEEEMYRPHPALYRPRLSESSDYSGQFLHPESSWPPPKRGRSTSEASSDISIQLNQAPPAPPKSKLQVGGQGSPPSGSSSAGSYQMPPQSAGYPTTHTLTRFCNRRTTTDNTPLWMQRPPT; encoded by the exons ATGAGTTCATGCAGCAGCCGTGCGTTGACCATCCTGTCCACAGTGTTTGGAGCCTGcgggctgctgctggtgggggTGGCCGTGTCCACAGACTACTGGCTGATCATGGTGGAGGGCATCAtcctgcagcagaaccagagcaTGGAGGTGAAGATGGCGCTGCACTCGGGCCTGTGGAGAGTTTGCTTCGTGGCTG gatCAGAAAACGGGCGATGCGTTGCGTCGGAGTACTTCAGCGAGCCCGAAGTAGAGAtcaccactgaaaacactgcaaacatccTCA AGATGGTGCGGACAGCCACGCCCTTCCCGATGGTGTCGCTGCTCTTCGTCTTCACGGCCTTCGTCATCAGTAACATCGGACACATCCGGCCTCAGCGCACCATCCTGGCCTTTGTGTCCGgcatcttcttcatcctctcag GCCTCAGTCTGGTGGTGGGCCTGGTGCTCTACATCTCCAGTATTAATGACGAGGTGATGAACCGGCCGAGGGAGCCCGAGCAGTTCTTCAACTACCACTACGGCTGGTCCTTCGCCTTCGCTGCCTCTTCCTTCTTACTCAAAGAG GGGGCCGGGGTGATGTCAGTCTATCTGTTCATGAAGCGCTACGCCGAGGAAGAGATGTACCGTCCCCACCCGGCGCTCTACCGCCCCCGCCTGTCCGAGAGCAGCGACTACAGCGGCCAGTTCCTCCACCCGGAGTCCTCCTGGCCCCCGCCAAAGAGAGGCCGCAGCACCTCCGAGGCCTCCAGTGACATCTCCATCCAGCTCAACCAGgcccctccagctccacccaAGAGCAAGCTCCAAGTGGGCGGCCAGGGCAGCCCGCCTTCCGGGTCATCGTCCGCAGGGAGCTACCAGATGCCCCCGCAGTCTGCCGGAtaccccaccacacacaccctgacCAG ATTCTGCAACAGGCGCACCACAACTGACAACACACCCCTCTGGATGCAGCGCCCGCCGACGTGA
- the cacng7b gene encoding voltage-dependent calcium channel gamma-7 subunit isoform X1 translates to MSSCSSRALTILSTVFGACGLLLVGVAVSTDYWLIMVEGIILQQNQSMEVKMALHSGLWRVCFVAGSENGRCVASEYFSEPEVEITTENTANILKMVRTATPFPMVSLLFVFTAFVISNIGHIRPQRTILAFVSGIFFILSGLSLVVGLVLYISSINDEVMNRPREPEQFFNYHYGWSFAFAASSFLLKEGAGVMSVYLFMKRYAEEEMYRPHPALYRPRLSESSDYSGQFLHPESSWPPPKRGRSTSEASSDISIQLNQAPPAPPKSKLQVGGQGSPPSGSSSAGSYQMPPQSAGYPTTHTLTRSSHPQGQALPMAMPPSPVPPPHYHTHMHMSASPC, encoded by the exons ATGAGTTCATGCAGCAGCCGTGCGTTGACCATCCTGTCCACAGTGTTTGGAGCCTGcgggctgctgctggtgggggTGGCCGTGTCCACAGACTACTGGCTGATCATGGTGGAGGGCATCAtcctgcagcagaaccagagcaTGGAGGTGAAGATGGCGCTGCACTCGGGCCTGTGGAGAGTTTGCTTCGTGGCTG gatCAGAAAACGGGCGATGCGTTGCGTCGGAGTACTTCAGCGAGCCCGAAGTAGAGAtcaccactgaaaacactgcaaacatccTCA AGATGGTGCGGACAGCCACGCCCTTCCCGATGGTGTCGCTGCTCTTCGTCTTCACGGCCTTCGTCATCAGTAACATCGGACACATCCGGCCTCAGCGCACCATCCTGGCCTTTGTGTCCGgcatcttcttcatcctctcag GCCTCAGTCTGGTGGTGGGCCTGGTGCTCTACATCTCCAGTATTAATGACGAGGTGATGAACCGGCCGAGGGAGCCCGAGCAGTTCTTCAACTACCACTACGGCTGGTCCTTCGCCTTCGCTGCCTCTTCCTTCTTACTCAAAGAG GGGGCCGGGGTGATGTCAGTCTATCTGTTCATGAAGCGCTACGCCGAGGAAGAGATGTACCGTCCCCACCCGGCGCTCTACCGCCCCCGCCTGTCCGAGAGCAGCGACTACAGCGGCCAGTTCCTCCACCCGGAGTCCTCCTGGCCCCCGCCAAAGAGAGGCCGCAGCACCTCCGAGGCCTCCAGTGACATCTCCATCCAGCTCAACCAGgcccctccagctccacccaAGAGCAAGCTCCAAGTGGGCGGCCAGGGCAGCCCGCCTTCCGGGTCATCGTCCGCAGGGAGCTACCAGATGCCCCCGCAGTCTGCCGGAtaccccaccacacacaccctgacCAGGTCCTCACATCCCCAAGGGCAGGCTCTTCCCATGGCCATGCCCCCATCACCAGTACCTCCACCACACTatcacacgcacatgcacatgaGCGCCTCCCCCTGTTAG